In Ananas comosus cultivar F153 linkage group 10, ASM154086v1, whole genome shotgun sequence, the following proteins share a genomic window:
- the LOC109716356 gene encoding protein SLOW GREEN 1, chloroplastic isoform X1: MASFPFASPRIHGPRPKPTNISKLGFRIDPSTTSFFSPLLPNPSSSPLVIRTRARFRSSPQSLATISRTQHPSSAESLHENPNLLRSCFEGAALFLVGSLLFLGRFHCRPALAVANAPRSNFSAPLEEATSTQEAKDGKGEEDEVHEEVSNGAQEGKEAKEEEDEVEMYERMLESNPRDVEALKIVLYGKMKKGKTKEAVKYVERLIELEPDEIEWRLLQALSYELVGNLSKAKKLFKEILKERPLLIRALHGLALTMHKNNEGPAVFEMLNKALELARCEDRVTEERNIRILIAQMHVVKGDLDGASKRFDELINDNPRDFRPYLCKGIIYSLLDKEEEADEQFEIYRNLVPDEFPQRGFIDDTILAAKTESREQLEKESKSKFSYGK, encoded by the exons ATGGCGAGCTTCCCCTTCGCCTCCCCCCGCATTCATGGCCCCAGACCAAAACCCACCAACATCTCCAAATTAGGGTTTCGGATTGACCCCTCGACTACTTCCTTCttctcccctctcctccccaATCCATCTTCTTCTCCCCTCGTCATCCGAACCCGAGCTCGATTCCGCTCCAGTCCTCAATCCCTCGCCACAATCTCACGCACCCAGCACCCCTCCAGCGCCGAGTCCCTCCACGAAAACCCTAATCTCCTCAGAAGCTGCTTCGAGGGCGCGGCGTTGTTTCTCGTAGGGTCGCTCCTCTTCCTCGGGAGGTTCCACTGCAGACCCGCTCTAGCGGTCGCAAATGCCCCAAGGAGCAATTTTTCCGCACCATTGGAGGAAGCTACGAGCACCCAAGAGGCCAAAGATGGTAAAGGGGAGGAGGACGAGGTCCATGAGGAGGTGAGCAATGGTGCCCAAGAAGGGAAAGAGgcgaaagaggaagaagatgaggtgGAGATGTATGAGAGGATGCTGGAGAGTAATCCGAGGGACGTGGAGGCGTTGAAGATAGTTTTGTATGGGAAGATGAAGAAGGGGAAGACGAAGGAGGCGGTGAAGTATGTGGAGAGGTTGATCGAGCTCGAGCCCGATGAGATCGAATGGAGGCTGTTGCAGGCTCTCTCCTATGAGCTTGTGGGCAACCTAAGCAAGGCTAAAAAGCTCTTCAAGGAGATCTTGAAGGAGAGGCCCCTCTTGATTAGAGCTTTGCAT gGGCTTGCATTGACCATGCACAAAAATAATGAAGGCCCAGCTGTTTTTGAGATGCTAAACAAAGCTCTGGAGCTTGCACGTTGTGAGGATAGAGTCACGGAGGAGAGAAATATAAGGATTTTGATTGCACAGATGCATGTTGTGAAG GGTGATCTAGATGGGGCTTCAAAGCGATTCGATGAACTCATCAATGATAATCCCCGAGATTTTCGACCATATCTTTGTAAG GGGATCATCTATAGCTTACTAGACAAAGAGGAAGAAGCTGATGAACAGTTCGAGATTTATCGGAACCTTGTTCCAGATGAATTCCCTCAGAGAGGTTTTATCGATGACACCATACTGGCCGCGAAAACCGAATCTCGAGAACAGCTCGAGAaagaatccaaatccaaattctCCTATGGAAAATGA
- the LOC109716356 gene encoding protein SLOW GREEN 1, chloroplastic isoform X2 codes for MASFPFASPRIHGPRPKPTNISKLGFRIDPSTTSFFSPLLPNPSSSPLVIRTRARFRSSPQSLATISRTQHPSSAESLHENPNLLRSCFEGAALFLVGSLLFLGRFHCRPALAVANAPRSNFSAPLEEATSTQEAKDGKGEEDEVHEEVSNGAQEGKEAKEEEDEVEMYERMLESNPRDVEALKIVLYGKMKKGKTKEAVKYVERLIELEPDEIEWRLLQALSYELVGNLSKAKKLFKEILKERPLLIRALHGLALTMHKNNEGPAVFEMLNKALELARCEDRVTEERNIRILIAQMHVVKGDLDGASKRFDELINDNPRDFRPYLCKGTEVRKCETTWGVFKVSP; via the exons ATGGCGAGCTTCCCCTTCGCCTCCCCCCGCATTCATGGCCCCAGACCAAAACCCACCAACATCTCCAAATTAGGGTTTCGGATTGACCCCTCGACTACTTCCTTCttctcccctctcctccccaATCCATCTTCTTCTCCCCTCGTCATCCGAACCCGAGCTCGATTCCGCTCCAGTCCTCAATCCCTCGCCACAATCTCACGCACCCAGCACCCCTCCAGCGCCGAGTCCCTCCACGAAAACCCTAATCTCCTCAGAAGCTGCTTCGAGGGCGCGGCGTTGTTTCTCGTAGGGTCGCTCCTCTTCCTCGGGAGGTTCCACTGCAGACCCGCTCTAGCGGTCGCAAATGCCCCAAGGAGCAATTTTTCCGCACCATTGGAGGAAGCTACGAGCACCCAAGAGGCCAAAGATGGTAAAGGGGAGGAGGACGAGGTCCATGAGGAGGTGAGCAATGGTGCCCAAGAAGGGAAAGAGgcgaaagaggaagaagatgaggtgGAGATGTATGAGAGGATGCTGGAGAGTAATCCGAGGGACGTGGAGGCGTTGAAGATAGTTTTGTATGGGAAGATGAAGAAGGGGAAGACGAAGGAGGCGGTGAAGTATGTGGAGAGGTTGATCGAGCTCGAGCCCGATGAGATCGAATGGAGGCTGTTGCAGGCTCTCTCCTATGAGCTTGTGGGCAACCTAAGCAAGGCTAAAAAGCTCTTCAAGGAGATCTTGAAGGAGAGGCCCCTCTTGATTAGAGCTTTGCAT gGGCTTGCATTGACCATGCACAAAAATAATGAAGGCCCAGCTGTTTTTGAGATGCTAAACAAAGCTCTGGAGCTTGCACGTTGTGAGGATAGAGTCACGGAGGAGAGAAATATAAGGATTTTGATTGCACAGATGCATGTTGTGAAG GGTGATCTAGATGGGGCTTCAAAGCGATTCGATGAACTCATCAATGATAATCCCCGAGATTTTCGACCATATCTTTGTAAG ggtactgaagtgagaaaatgcgaaaccacatggggggtatttaaagtttcccCTTAA
- the LOC109716357 gene encoding uncharacterized protein LOC109716357 yields the protein MTFHAPSLALTFPPPFITPFPCRLARIKTPLITINSPNPNPRNPRNRPLLFSSSPSPSSMGSEAEIERVLWTEEEIARRVAELGAAISADFKGAVPSPVVLVGVATGAFLFLADIAREITVPVAIDFVRAESYGAGTESSGEPRISGDLKIDVEGKHVIIVEDIVDTGNTLSRLMSHLEKKGPLSVSLCTFLDKPARRRVNFELVGEGKFYRGFECPDYFVVGYGMDYAELYRNLPYVGILKPEMYK from the exons ATGACCTTCCACGCACCCTCCCTCGCTCTCACTTTCCCTCCTCCTTTTATAACGCCTTTCCCCTGTCGCTTGGCGCGCATCAAAACCCCTCTAATTACCATAAActctccaaaccctaaccctaggaaCCCACGCAATCGccccctcctcttctcctcctccccttccccttcctccATGGGCTCCGAGGCCGAGATCGAGCGCGTGCTGTGGACGGAAGAGGAGATCGCGCGCCGCGTCGCCGAGCTCGGCGCCGCCATCTCCGCCGACTTCAAGGGCGCCGTCCCCTCCCCCGTCGTCCTCGTCGGCGTCGCCACCGGGGCCTTCCTCTTCCTCGCCGATATCGCCAGGGAGATCACCGTCCCCGTGGCCATCGACTTCGTCCGCGCCGAATCCTATGGCGCGGGCACGGAGTCCAGCGGTGAGCCCAGGATCTCTGGCGACCTCAAGATCGATGTCGAGGGAAAGCACGTGATCATT GTCGAGGACATTGTAGACACGGGGAATACTCTCTCCCGTCTCATGTCTCACTTGGAAAAGAAAGGACCACTCTCTGTATCATTGTGCACATTTCTCGATAAACCTGCGAGGAGGCGGGTCAATTTTGAGCTAGTAGGAGAAGGAAAATTTTACCGTGGTtttgag TGCCCGGATTACTTTGTGGTAGGCTATGGCATGGACTATGCAGAGCTCTACAGGAATCTGCCTTATGTTGGCATCCTTAAGCCCGAAATGTATAAATAA
- the LOC109716332 gene encoding polyadenylate-binding protein 3 isoform X1, which translates to MASLSSAFQPPAAPSPPQMSPGPSPQGGGGAAFGNASLYVGDLDRGITEAQLYELFNPVAPVASVRVCRDQVRRFSLGYAYVNFHTMQDAKHAMEILNFTPIHGKPIRIMFSHRDPSIRKSGLANIFIKNLDPTIDNKSLHDIFASFGTVLSCKVATDINGQSKGYGFVQFDREEAAENAINQLNGMLMNERKVYVGLFVRRQERDKGNGSIKFTNVYVKNLPETFTDDDLIREFKSFGDITSAVVMRDATGNSRGFGFVNFDKPDAAAASVENLNGKTINDKVLYVGRAQKKGEREAELKAKYEQERSGRLEKLRGRNLYVKNLDENIDDVQLRNIFSEFGFVISSKVMVDSQGQSKGSGFVAFSSAEDAIHAINEMNGKMIGRKPLYVALAQSKEERRARLQAHFAQLNAQGAMTPVPSIPGYHPGPPRLAPPQHLYFGQGGPSLIPPQPAGYSFQQQLIPGMRTPNYVMPYNVQRQGQAGQRIGARRQQMQQQQQQQLVQRNTNQGFRYMQSGRNGVDPTMQPQGLMGPMMPLPLDPSGMHVAQMDAIRPSPIPITALASALASASSEQQRIILGEQLYPLVERIEREQAGKVTGMLLEMDQTEVLHLIESPDDLQSKVAEAMEVLQQAHVAGSDAVNQLGSLSLND; encoded by the exons ATGGCGAGCCTCTCCTCGGCGTTCCAGCCCCCGGCGGCGCCGTCCCCGCCGCAGATGTCGCCGGGGCCGTCGCcgcagggcggcggcggcgccgcatTCGGGAACGCGTCTCTCTACGTCGGCGACCTCGATCGCGGGATCACGGAGGCGCAGCTCTACGAACTGTTCAACCCCGTCGCACCCGTCGCCTCCGTTAGGGTTTGCAGGGATCAAGTCCGGAGGTTCTCCCTCGGATACGCCTATGTCAATTTCCACACTATGCAAGATG CTAAACATGCAATGGAGATCTTGAATTTCACTCCCATTCATGGGAAACCTATCAGGATCATGTTCTCACACCGAGATCCTAGCATCCGAAAGAGTGGTCTagctaatatatttataaagaatCTTGACCCTACCATTGATAACAAATCTCTGCATGATATATTTGCATCTTTTGGTACTGTCCTTTCCTGTAAGGTGGCAACCGATATTAATGGCCAATCAAAAGGATATGGCTTCGTGCAGTTTGACCGTGAAGAAGCAGCTGAAAATGCCATCAACCAACTTAATGGGATGTTGATGAATGAAAGGAAGGTTTATGTCGGTCTATTTGTCCGTCGTCAAGAGAGAGATAAAGGGAATGGATCAATTAAATTCACTAATGTATATGTAAAGAACTTGCCAGAGACATTTACTGATGATGACTTGATAAGGGAATTCAAAAGTTTTGGAGATATCACCAGTGCTGTAGTCATGAGAGATGCAACTGGCAATTCAAGGGGTTTTGgttttgtaaattttgataaaccagatgctgctgctgcttctgttGAAAACCTCAATGGAAAAACTATAAATGATAAAGTTTTGTATGTTGGAAGAGCTCAGAAAAAAGGTGAAAGGGAAGCTGAGCTGAAGGCCAAGTATGAGCAGGAGCGAAGTGGAAGACTTGAAAAACTTCGAGGACGTAATTTGTATGTAAAGAATCTTGATGAGAATATTGATGATGTACAACTTAGGAACATATTTTCTGAGTTTGGCTTTGTAATTTCCTCCAAG GTCATGGTTGACTCACAAGGGCAGAGCAAGGGGTCAGGATTTGTGGCATTTTCATCTGCAGAAGACGCTATCCATGCT ATAAATGAAATGAATGGGAAAATGATCGGGAGGAAACCGTTGTACGTTGCTCTGGCACAAAGTAAGGAGGAAAGAAGGGCAAGGTTGCAG GCCCATTTTGCTCAACTTAATGCTCAAGGGGCAATGACACCCGTGCCTTCTATCCCAGGTTACCACCCTGGTCCCCCTAGGCTTGCCCCCCCTCAGCACCTCTATTTTGGCCAGGGGGGCCCCAGTCTGATCCCACCCCAACCTGCGGGCTACAGCTTCCAACAGCAACTTATTCCAGGGATGCGCACCCCCAATTACGTGATGCCTTATAATGTTCAGAGGCAAGGACAAGCTGGTCAGAGGATTGGTGCGAGGCGTCAGCAGatgcaacagcagcagcagcag CAGCTGGTTCAGCGCAACACTAATCAAGGCTTTAGATATATGCAAAGTGGTCGCAATGGGGTTGACCCAACAATGCAGCCCCAAGGTCTGATGGGTCCGATGATGCCTTTGCCACTTGATCCCAGCGGTATGCATGTTGCCCAGATGGATGCTATCCGGCCTTCACCTATTCCAATCACAGCTCTTGCCTCTGCTTTAGCTTCTGCTTCTTCCGAGCAACAACGCATT ATTCTGGGTGAGCAATTGTACCCACTCGTTGAACGAATAGAGCGAGAGCAAGCTGGTAAAGTTACAGGTATGCTGCTCGAGATGGATCAAACCGAGGTACTCCACCTCATAGAATCGCCCGATGATCTTCAGAGCAAAGTCGCAGAAGCTATGGAAGTTCTACAACAGGCTCATGTTGCGGGCTCAGATGCTGTCAATCAGCTTGGCTCATTATCCTTGAATGACTGA
- the LOC109716332 gene encoding polyadenylate-binding protein 3 isoform X2, producing MASLSSAFQPPAAPSPPQMSPGPSPQGGGGAAFGNASLYVGDLDRGITEAQLYELFNPVAPVASVRVCRDQVRRFSLGYAYVNFHTMQDAKHAMEILNFTPIHGKPIRIMFSHRDPSIRKSGLANIFIKNLDPTIDNKSLHDIFASFGTVLSCKVATDINGQSKGYGFVQFDREEAAENAINQLNGMLMNERKVYVGLFVRRQERDKGNGSIKFTNVYVKNLPETFTDDDLIREFKSFGDITSAVVMRDATGNSRGFGFVNFDKPDAAAASVENLNGKTINDKVLYVGRAQKKGEREAELKAKYEQERSGRLEKLRGRNLYVKNLDENIDDVQLRNIFSEFGFVISSKVMVDSQGQSKGSGFVAFSSAEDAIHAINEMNGKMIGRKPLYVALAQSKEERRARLQAHFAQLNAQGAMTPVPSIPGYHPGPPRLAPPQHLYFGQGGPSLIPPQPAGYSFQQQLIPGMRTPNYVMPYNVQRQGQAGQRIGARRQQMQQQQQQLVQRNTNQGFRYMQSGRNGVDPTMQPQGLMGPMMPLPLDPSGMHVAQMDAIRPSPIPITALASALASASSEQQRIILGEQLYPLVERIEREQAGKVTGMLLEMDQTEVLHLIESPDDLQSKVAEAMEVLQQAHVAGSDAVNQLGSLSLND from the exons ATGGCGAGCCTCTCCTCGGCGTTCCAGCCCCCGGCGGCGCCGTCCCCGCCGCAGATGTCGCCGGGGCCGTCGCcgcagggcggcggcggcgccgcatTCGGGAACGCGTCTCTCTACGTCGGCGACCTCGATCGCGGGATCACGGAGGCGCAGCTCTACGAACTGTTCAACCCCGTCGCACCCGTCGCCTCCGTTAGGGTTTGCAGGGATCAAGTCCGGAGGTTCTCCCTCGGATACGCCTATGTCAATTTCCACACTATGCAAGATG CTAAACATGCAATGGAGATCTTGAATTTCACTCCCATTCATGGGAAACCTATCAGGATCATGTTCTCACACCGAGATCCTAGCATCCGAAAGAGTGGTCTagctaatatatttataaagaatCTTGACCCTACCATTGATAACAAATCTCTGCATGATATATTTGCATCTTTTGGTACTGTCCTTTCCTGTAAGGTGGCAACCGATATTAATGGCCAATCAAAAGGATATGGCTTCGTGCAGTTTGACCGTGAAGAAGCAGCTGAAAATGCCATCAACCAACTTAATGGGATGTTGATGAATGAAAGGAAGGTTTATGTCGGTCTATTTGTCCGTCGTCAAGAGAGAGATAAAGGGAATGGATCAATTAAATTCACTAATGTATATGTAAAGAACTTGCCAGAGACATTTACTGATGATGACTTGATAAGGGAATTCAAAAGTTTTGGAGATATCACCAGTGCTGTAGTCATGAGAGATGCAACTGGCAATTCAAGGGGTTTTGgttttgtaaattttgataaaccagatgctgctgctgcttctgttGAAAACCTCAATGGAAAAACTATAAATGATAAAGTTTTGTATGTTGGAAGAGCTCAGAAAAAAGGTGAAAGGGAAGCTGAGCTGAAGGCCAAGTATGAGCAGGAGCGAAGTGGAAGACTTGAAAAACTTCGAGGACGTAATTTGTATGTAAAGAATCTTGATGAGAATATTGATGATGTACAACTTAGGAACATATTTTCTGAGTTTGGCTTTGTAATTTCCTCCAAG GTCATGGTTGACTCACAAGGGCAGAGCAAGGGGTCAGGATTTGTGGCATTTTCATCTGCAGAAGACGCTATCCATGCT ATAAATGAAATGAATGGGAAAATGATCGGGAGGAAACCGTTGTACGTTGCTCTGGCACAAAGTAAGGAGGAAAGAAGGGCAAGGTTGCAG GCCCATTTTGCTCAACTTAATGCTCAAGGGGCAATGACACCCGTGCCTTCTATCCCAGGTTACCACCCTGGTCCCCCTAGGCTTGCCCCCCCTCAGCACCTCTATTTTGGCCAGGGGGGCCCCAGTCTGATCCCACCCCAACCTGCGGGCTACAGCTTCCAACAGCAACTTATTCCAGGGATGCGCACCCCCAATTACGTGATGCCTTATAATGTTCAGAGGCAAGGACAAGCTGGTCAGAGGATTGGTGCGAGGCGTCAGCAGatgcaacagcagcagcagcag CTGGTTCAGCGCAACACTAATCAAGGCTTTAGATATATGCAAAGTGGTCGCAATGGGGTTGACCCAACAATGCAGCCCCAAGGTCTGATGGGTCCGATGATGCCTTTGCCACTTGATCCCAGCGGTATGCATGTTGCCCAGATGGATGCTATCCGGCCTTCACCTATTCCAATCACAGCTCTTGCCTCTGCTTTAGCTTCTGCTTCTTCCGAGCAACAACGCATT ATTCTGGGTGAGCAATTGTACCCACTCGTTGAACGAATAGAGCGAGAGCAAGCTGGTAAAGTTACAGGTATGCTGCTCGAGATGGATCAAACCGAGGTACTCCACCTCATAGAATCGCCCGATGATCTTCAGAGCAAAGTCGCAGAAGCTATGGAAGTTCTACAACAGGCTCATGTTGCGGGCTCAGATGCTGTCAATCAGCTTGGCTCATTATCCTTGAATGACTGA